In one Thermocladium sp. ECH_B genomic region, the following are encoded:
- a CDS encoding mRNA 3'-end processing factor: MEIQILGGGGEVGRMAILVKGSRNAFLMDYGVNFDDEGHPVFPLHVRPRDLTAVMLSHSHLDHCGALPSLYVSASPPLYATKLTTELAELMFKDAIKLSGYYLPYEDDEVRNALRQAAPVEYGTTVTFGDDKATFVNAGHVPGSMMTYLEVDGRGLVFTGDFNLGESNLLNGADVSMLPKDLDYVVMEATYTSGNHPPKEELDKAFIDAVKSTLEEGGSVLIPSFTIGRAQEILMTIVRNNVLDVPIIVDGLARMANQVIAKYPHLLRDPGLYEKAMKASVEVLGNYYRKQVLRDQSIIIAPAGMLKGGASLYYFKRLARDKRNAVILPSFQAPDTPGFELLSRGAVRIGNEEIRVNAKIYWFDFSAHSGLRELISFIDHFSSKTKVILVHTEPLASIKFAQSLGRDLYVTKVSGERIID, translated from the coding sequence ATGGAGATACAGATACTGGGGGGCGGAGGGGAAGTTGGGAGGATGGCCATCCTAGTCAAGGGATCGAGGAATGCCTTCCTCATGGATTACGGCGTTAACTTCGACGATGAGGGCCACCCCGTCTTTCCGCTTCATGTGAGGCCCAGGGACTTAACCGCAGTAATGCTTAGCCACTCACACCTTGATCACTGCGGCGCATTGCCAAGCCTCTACGTGAGCGCCTCGCCTCCCCTCTATGCAACTAAATTAACGACTGAGCTGGCGGAGTTGATGTTCAAGGACGCAATAAAGCTAAGCGGGTACTACTTGCCTTATGAGGATGATGAGGTACGCAACGCATTAAGGCAAGCAGCGCCGGTGGAGTACGGCACTACGGTGACGTTTGGAGATGATAAGGCAACCTTCGTGAATGCGGGCCATGTGCCGGGCAGCATGATGACGTACCTGGAGGTGGATGGGAGGGGCCTCGTGTTCACCGGCGACTTCAATCTAGGCGAATCCAACTTATTGAATGGAGCCGACGTGAGCATGTTGCCCAAGGACTTGGATTACGTGGTGATGGAGGCCACATACACATCTGGGAATCACCCACCAAAGGAGGAACTGGATAAGGCCTTCATAGATGCAGTCAAGTCAACGCTGGAGGAGGGCGGCTCAGTCCTAATACCTAGCTTCACAATAGGGAGGGCCCAGGAAATCCTCATGACTATAGTGAGGAATAACGTGCTTGACGTGCCCATAATAGTTGATGGCTTGGCCAGGATGGCTAATCAAGTAATAGCTAAGTACCCTCACCTGCTTCGGGATCCGGGCCTTTATGAGAAGGCAATGAAGGCCAGCGTCGAGGTTCTAGGAAATTATTATAGGAAGCAAGTGCTTCGGGATCAATCGATAATAATCGCGCCGGCCGGCATGCTTAAAGGCGGTGCATCCCTCTATTACTTCAAGAGGTTAGCCAGAGATAAGCGTAACGCGGTTATTCTGCCCAGTTTCCAGGCCCCAGATACTCCAGGCTTCGAGTTGCTGAGCAGGGGGGCAGTTAGGATCGGCAATGAGGAGATAAGGGTTAACGCCAAGATTTATTGGTTCGACTTCAGCGCGCACAGCGGCTTAAGGGAATTAATTAGCTTCATTGATCACTTCTCCTCCAAGACCAAGGTAATACTGGTCCACACGGAGCCTCTTGCCAGCATTAAATTCGCGCAGTCCCTGGGCAGGGATCTATACGTGACTAAGGTAAGCGGGGAGCGAATAATAGATTAA
- a CDS encoding multidrug transporter: protein MVVNVLPAFAAAVIWAYASVSYREFVLRLGVLRLNALRMTYSAIALLVPTIILGINMGAIYGVLSGVLSLAIGDSLYLRSIRASGVSVAVPASYSYIIMEQFMAIALGEPLKLSYLAAAGLMILGIYLLTRGGGSGNALGIAYALAAAAAWTLGYAAIRVAGVSGLGPIPIAFTRVTSALPLLVVASHIDIGDAAKTTWRTVLPIVSALDLGLGSALFAYSTIQAGLAPTVIAMGTVPLLSQLISRMLGREKPRNREYASAAVMLTAIAVSFM, encoded by the coding sequence GTGGTAGTTAATGTATTGCCTGCATTCGCGGCCGCCGTAATATGGGCCTACGCCTCAGTGTCCTACAGGGAATTCGTGTTGAGGTTAGGTGTCTTGAGGTTAAACGCGTTGAGAATGACCTACTCGGCGATAGCATTATTGGTTCCAACCATTATTCTAGGCATAAACATGGGCGCAATATATGGCGTATTAAGCGGGGTCCTTAGCCTTGCCATTGGGGATTCGCTGTACCTCAGGAGCATAAGGGCATCCGGAGTTTCAGTCGCGGTTCCAGCATCATATAGCTATATCATTATGGAGCAATTCATGGCAATCGCATTGGGGGAACCCCTAAAGCTAAGCTACTTAGCGGCCGCCGGCTTAATGATTCTTGGTATTTACCTCTTAACAAGGGGTGGGGGGAGCGGAAATGCCTTGGGCATCGCCTATGCCCTAGCCGCCGCAGCGGCCTGGACGCTGGGCTACGCGGCAATAAGGGTGGCGGGAGTCAGTGGCCTCGGCCCAATACCAATAGCGTTTACCAGGGTGACCTCTGCTCTCCCATTATTAGTCGTGGCCAGTCACATAGATATTGGGGATGCAGCGAAGACGACTTGGAGAACCGTGCTCCCCATAGTATCGGCCCTAGACCTTGGCCTCGGCTCAGCGCTATTCGCCTACTCAACAATACAAGCAGGGCTGGCTCCCACGGTGATAGCCATGGGCACGGTGCCCCTCCTATCCCAATTGATCTCACGTATGCTGGGCAGGGAGAAGCCCAGGAATAGGGAGTACGCCTCCGCAGCAGTGATGCTAACCGCCATAGCTGTATCGTTCATGTGA
- a CDS encoding 6-phosphogluconate dehydrogenase, with translation MLRVGFIGLGIMGLPMATNIARKGFPLIVYNRTRSKAEAMRGLGASIASSPREVAESSDVVISMVTDAPDVEEVLFGPNGVVEGRHEGLIFIDMSTNSPEVAKSFFSRLSSLGVEFLDAPVTGGDKGAREGTLTIMVGGRRETFERVKPVLEAMGKTIVYGGEAGAGQLLKLCNQIVVGIDMMAVAEALMLARRAGVSEDALLTVLSSGAANSFTVQYYLPKIMRGDLEPGFRAAHLRKDLRYVIDLASKTHTPLPGSSLLLQLYESLVAKGLGEKGTQALIKVYESMTK, from the coding sequence ATGCTTAGGGTTGGCTTCATAGGGCTTGGAATAATGGGGCTTCCCATGGCCACTAACATAGCTAGGAAGGGGTTTCCCTTAATTGTTTATAATAGGACGAGAAGCAAGGCAGAGGCGATGCGGGGGCTCGGGGCCTCCATCGCGTCCTCGCCGAGGGAGGTGGCCGAGTCAAGCGATGTCGTGATCAGCATGGTAACCGATGCGCCCGATGTCGAGGAGGTATTGTTCGGCCCCAATGGAGTGGTTGAGGGAAGGCATGAGGGACTCATATTCATAGATATGAGCACTAACTCGCCTGAGGTCGCTAAGTCATTCTTCTCCAGGCTCTCAAGCCTCGGCGTGGAGTTCCTTGATGCCCCAGTGACGGGGGGCGATAAGGGGGCGCGGGAGGGGACTCTCACGATAATGGTTGGGGGACGGAGAGAGACGTTCGAGAGAGTTAAGCCAGTGCTCGAGGCCATGGGGAAGACAATTGTGTATGGCGGAGAAGCGGGGGCCGGGCAATTATTGAAGCTATGCAATCAAATAGTTGTTGGGATAGATATGATGGCTGTGGCGGAGGCATTAATGCTGGCGAGGCGGGCCGGCGTCAGCGAGGATGCATTGTTAACGGTGTTGAGCTCTGGAGCCGCCAATTCATTCACTGTCCAGTATTACTTACCTAAGATAATGCGCGGCGATTTGGAGCCCGGATTCAGGGCAGCGCATCTCAGGAAGGACTTGAGGTACGTGATTGATTTAGCCAGTAAAACACACACGCCGCTGCCTGGATCAAGCCTGTTGCTTCAACTATATGAGTCGCTGGTGGCTAAGGGNCTCGGGGAAAAAGGCACTCAAGCATTAATAAAGGTCTATGAGTCCATGACCAAGTGA
- a CDS encoding GntR family transcriptional regulator — MSGIRIPRINWSPVELASRSIRRGIKFNFASGSPDPSLIPINLIKESMXQVIAEFGPAALAYPGAGGLRELRIEVSRYLLKYLNISANWRSIIITSGAQHAVKLLSQLLVHRGTRVYVENPTFYETIAPLRFQGGKLIGAPITNGGIDPSSLEKIAREPGVLYTIPSCHNPTGTCMGIEDRKRLIDLSRERGLLIVEDDPYTILSREAPLPIRSMSSDVIYVGTLSKLLGPGFRIGFVVAPDWLRGGLERLEQHDFSTSTLTQLIAYKLLRHGAAEEVIGKARPLYRRKLSILLDSLERYMPGSLMYEPKCGFYALISLGMPAAEVLRKAIRLGAVFVPASKFFIGEEKRDAARLSASAIREENIEDGIRAIAKARSG; from the coding sequence ATGAGCGGCATCAGGATTCCCAGGATTAATTGGTCTCCAGTAGAGTTGGCTAGCAGGTCGATTCGCCGCGGCATTAAATTCAATTTTGCTAGCGGATCACCTGATCCATCCCTAATCCCAATCAATCTAATCAAGGAATCCATGAANCAAGTGATCGCCGAGTTCGGCCCCGCTGCCCTCGCGTACCCTGGCGCTGGGGGCTTGCGGGAATTGAGGATAGAGGTATCGCGATACCTCCTCAAGTACCTGAATATAAGTGCGAATTGGAGGAGCATAATAATAACGAGCGGTGCGCAGCATGCGGTTAAATTATTGTCTCAATTATTGGTGCATCGCGGAACTAGGGTTTACGTGGAGAACCCGACATTCTATGAAACCATTGCTCCACTGAGGTTCCAGGGAGGCAAACTCATTGGGGCGCCAATCACTAATGGCGGCATTGATCCGAGCAGTCTCGAGAAAATAGCGAGGGAACCAGGCGTATTATACACTATACCGAGTTGCCATAATCCCACTGGAACATGCATGGGCATTGAGGATAGGAAGCGCCTCATTGACTTATCGCGGGAAAGGGGGCTCCTCATTGTGGAGGACGACCCATACACTATTCTCTCCAGGGAGGCGCCTCTCCCCATTCGCTCCATGTCTAGCGATGTGATTTACGTGGGGACTCTCAGTAAATTGCTTGGCCCCGGCTTCAGGATAGGCTTCGTGGTGGCGCCGGACTGGTTGAGAGGCGGGCTTGAGAGGCTTGAGCAACACGATTTCTCAACATCTACCTTAACCCAATTAATCGCATATAAATTATTGAGGCATGGAGCAGCGGAGGAGGTTATTGGGAAAGCCAGGCCCCTCTATAGGCGTAAGTTAAGCATTCTACTGGATTCACTGGAGAGATACATGCCGGGCTCCCTAATGTATGAACCTAAGTGCGGCTTCTACGCCTTAATTAGCCTAGGCATGCCCGCCGCGGAGGTATTGCGTAAGGCAATTAGGCTGGGGGCAGTGTTTGTGCCTGCCTCTAAATTCTTCATTGGAGAGGAGAAGAGGGATGCGGCGAGGCTCAGCGCCAGCGCGATTAGGGAGGAAAATATCGAGGATGGGATTCGAGCCATTGCTAAGGCAAGAAGCGGGTAA
- a CDS encoding MiaB family RNA modification enzyme, with the protein MKFYVETLGCWLNKADSELIAQRLAAAGHERVRDPGEADLVVLNTCAVRQEAEESAVRFLKRVGNSEKRIVASGCLVKVKPSRLREAYPDVVLIDLNGIEEFDALLNSSITGRERPMKILPEFTGARNHIHVVPIQVGCMGNCAFCATKLARGGMGWVKSYDLEAVVSNVRRAVQRGAREIYLTGQETSAYGRDKGYDLVDLLESILRIDGRFFIRMGMMEPLELDRFLDRLIDVVKSDWRIYRFFHIPVQSGSDRVLKIMRRKYEASLFREEVMKIRRAFPDSTIATDIIVGHPGEGEEDFMESLQLIKELEIDKVHVARFSPRPGTEAAAMKQIPDAVKKARSKLMSEEALKVSLARNKKFIGGTFNGIVSQPGYRGRGFMVRIGNYRPVIVEKASLSTFVTVSVDDATPIHLMGRVVD; encoded by the coding sequence GTGAAGTTCTATGTGGAGACCCTGGGGTGCTGGCTGAATAAGGCCGACAGCGAGTTAATAGCCCAGAGATTAGCTGCGGCCGGACACGAGAGGGTGCGGGACCCCGGGGAAGCCGACTTAGTTGTCCTAAACACGTGCGCCGTTAGGCAGGAGGCGGAGGAGAGCGCGGTTAGGTTTCTTAAGCGGGTGGGTAATAGTGAAAAGAGAATCGTGGCCTCTGGGTGCCTAGTGAAAGTCAAGCCAAGCAGGCTAAGGGAAGCCTATCCGGATGTTGTTCTCATCGATCTAAACGGCATAGAAGAATTCGATGCATTGCTGAATTCATCGATTACCGGAAGGGAGAGGCCCATGAAGATTCTACCTGAATTCACGGGGGCAAGGAATCACATACATGTGGTTCCCATACAGGTTGGATGCATGGGTAACTGCGCCTTCTGCGCCACTAAGTTGGCGAGGGGAGGCATGGGGTGGGTCAAGAGCTATGACCTGGAGGCCGTGGTAAGCAATGTGAGGAGAGCCGTGCAGAGAGGCGCTAGGGAGATTTACTTGACTGGGCAGGAAACGAGCGCTTATGGTAGGGATAAGGGGTATGACTTAGTTGACTTGCTGGAGTCAATACTGAGGATTGATGGGAGGTTCTTCATTAGGATGGGCATGATGGAGCCCCTCGAGCTGGATCGATTCCTGGATAGATTAATAGACGTCGTTAAGAGCGACTGGAGGATATATAGGTTCTTCCACATACCTGTTCAAAGCGGGAGCGATAGGGTACTTAAAATAATGAGGAGAAAGTACGAGGCATCGCTGTTCAGGGAGGAGGTAATGAAGATAAGGAGGGCTTTTCCCGACTCAACGATAGCCACTGACATAATTGTGGGGCACCCCGGGGAGGGGGAGGAGGACTTCATGGAATCCCTTCAATTAATTAAGGAATTAGAGATAGATAAGGTCCACGTGGCTAGATTCAGTCCAAGGCCTGGAACAGAGGCCGCAGCCATGAAGCAGATCCCAGATGCGGTAAAAAAGGCGAGAAGCAAGTTAATGAGCGAGGAGGCGCTTAAAGTATCCCTGGCTCGAAACAAGAAATTCATTGGGGGCACGTTCAATGGAATAGTGAGTCAACCAGGCTATAGGGGGAGGGGATTCATGGTTAGGATAGGGAATTACAGGCCAGTCATTGTGGAGAAGGCAAGCCTCTCCACCTTCGTGACCGTGAGCGTTGATGATGCAACGCCGATACACTTAATGGGACGCGTAGTGGATTAA